In one Antennarius striatus isolate MH-2024 chromosome 15, ASM4005453v1, whole genome shotgun sequence genomic region, the following are encoded:
- the hapln1b gene encoding hyaluronan and proteoglycan link protein 1, whose translation MIPVLICALIALTAADLDILYPELEHSRTIYVTENGPRLSVVADQSKVVSRRGGNATLPCRIQRDQSMTPNRKMRIKWTKLTSDYLKELDVYVTMDYHKRSYGGFHGRVHLQGSSPMDASLVITELTLEDYGRYKCEVIDGLEDATVVVALDLEGVVFPYFPRLGRYNLNFYDAERACRDQDAVVASADQLYEAWQGKLDWCNAGWLSDGTVQYPITYPREPCGGKNTVPGIRTYGLRDKEKNHYDVFCFTSHYKGRFYYLIHPSKLTYDEAVRACQKDGAQIAKVGQMFVAWKLLGYDRCDAGWLADGSVRYPISRPRQRCSPTEAAVRFHGFPDKKHKLYGVYCFKGPN comes from the exons ATGATTCCTGTGTTGATCTGTGCTCTGATCGCTCTGACTGCAGCAGACCTGGACATCCTGTATCCTGAGCTGGAGCACTCCAGAACCATTTATGTGACAG AAAACGGCCCCCGGCTCTCGGTGGTGGCTGACCAATCAAAGGTCGTGTCAAGGAGAGGGGGGAACGCCACTTTACCCTGCAGGATCCAGAGGGACCAATCAATGACACCAAACCGCAAGATGAGAATCAAGTGGACCAAGCTGACCTCCGACTATCTGAAAGAG CTGGACGTTTATGTCACCATGGATTATCACAAAAGAAGTTACGGCGGTTTTCATGGACGCGTCCACCTGCAGGGATCCTCTCCCATGGACGCCTCTCTGGTCATCACAGAACTCACCCTGGAGGATTATGGGAGATATAAATGTGAAGTGATTGATGGACTGGAGGACGCAACAGTGGTGGTGGCACTCGATCTAGAAG GCGTCGTCTTCCCCTACTTCCCTCGTCTGGGACGCTACAACCTGAACTTCTACGATGCTGAGAGAGCCTGTCGGGACCAGGATGCCGTGGTGGCGTCGGCGGACCAGCTGTATGAGGCGTGGCAGGGGAAGCTGGACTGGTGCAACGCTGGCTGGCTGAGTGACGGCACGGTCCAGTACCCCATAACGTACCCCAGAGAACCCTGTGGGGGCAAGAACACGGTGCCTGGCATCCGCACCTACGGCCTGAGAGACAAGGAGAAGAACCACTACGACGTGTTCTGCTTTACCTCCCACTACAAAG GTCGCTTCTACTACTTGATCCACCCTTCTAAGCTAACTTATGATGAGGCGGTTCGGGCGTGTCAAAAAGACGGCGCCCAGATCGCCAAAGTGGGCCAGATGTTTGTTGCCTGGAAGCTGCTGGGCTACGACCGCTGCGATGCCGGCTGGTTGGCGGACGGCAGCGTCCGTTACCCCATCTCCCGCCCCCGCCAGCGCTGCAGCCCCACAGAGGCCGCCGTCAGGTTCCACGGCTTCCCCGACAAGAAGCACAAGCTGTACGGCGTGTACTGCTTCAAAGGGCCGAACTGA